A region of Carassius auratus strain Wakin chromosome 11, ASM336829v1, whole genome shotgun sequence DNA encodes the following proteins:
- the LOC113110782 gene encoding neuronal acetylcholine receptor subunit alpha-2-like, with the protein MYFILSPVFSSTPAHALAEERLIRSLFRNYNKLSRPVANISEVVLVHFGLSIAQLIDVDEKNQMMTTNVWVKQEWSDYKLHWNPEEYENVTSIRIPSEIIWRPDIVLYNNADGDFAVTHLTKAQVFYNGRIKWKPPAIYKSSCSIDVTFFPFDQQNCKMKFGSWTYDRAKIDLVSMASDVDQMDYWESGEWVIVNAVGTYNIKKYECCTEIYPDITYSFIIRRLPLFYTINLIIPCLLISCLTVLVFYLPSECAEKITLCISVLLSLTVFLLLITEIIPSTSLVIPLIGEYLLFTMIFVTLSIIITVFVLNVHHRSSRTHSMPHWVRQLFLHLVPRYLFMKRPPASGKRNCGKLIEMMHKPMASHSMFLRNNILDISPQSPLPHSDVTSVAQLDQIQQDSSPKPMFFCSSPSSQYSILQEETLQTSQTLALGYTCAFTNSIFASSTTSFPGTILGTLLDTVPQERAKFTECDIQGRSAEGISIAAKERVLGAESCQHCLTSERTSLQKLDQEEAGRCTTHNLPSAQIFSSNKDSTTDLSQSLIKALEGVQYIADHLRAEDSDFSVREDWKYVAMVIDRIFLWMFVLVCILGTVGLFLPPWLAGMI; encoded by the exons ATGTATTTTATCCTCTCACCAGTGTTTTCCAGCACTCCAGCTCATGCCCTTGCGGAAGAAAGACTTATCCGGTCTTTGTTTAGAAACTACAACAAGCTCTCTCGTCCAGTGGCAAACATCTCAGAGGTGGTTTTGGTCCACTTTGGCCTGTCCATTGCTCAGCTCATCGATGTG GATGAGAAGAATCAGATGATGACCACAAACGTCTGGGTGAAGCAG GAGTGGAGCGATTACAAGCTGCACTGGAACCCAGAGGAGTATGAGAATGTCACCTCCATCAGGATCCCCTCCGAGATCATCTGGAGACCAGATATCGTGCTCTATAACAA TGCGGATGGAGACTTTGCGGTGACTCACTTGACTAAAGCCCAGGTGTTTTACAACGGCAGGATCAAGTGGAAACCTCCTGCCATTTATAAAAGCTCCTGCAGCATCGATGTCACCTTCTTTCCCTTCGACCAGCAAAACTGCAAGATGAAATTCGGCTCTTGGACGTACGATCGGGCAAAGATTGACCTGGTCAGCATGGCCAGTGACGTAGACCAGATGGACTACTGGGAAAGCGGGGAGTGGGTCATAGTAAACGCCGTCGGCACTTACAACATCAAGAAGTATGAGTGCTGTACGGAAATCTACCCAGATATCACATACTCCTTCATCATCAGACGTCTGCCCCTGTTCTACACCATCAATCTAATCATCCCCTGCCTGCTTATATCCTGCCTGACCGTGCTGGTCTTCTACCTTCCCTCAGAGTGTGCGGAGAAAATCACGCTGTGCATCTCTGTCCTCCTCTCTCTGACTGTTTTCCTCCTGCTTATCACCGAAATTATTCCCTCGACCTCGCTAGTCATCCCGCTCATTGGCGAGTACCTCCTCTTCACCATGATCTTCGTCACTCTCTCCATCATCATCACAGTGTTTGTGCTCAATGTCCACCACCGTTCATCCCGCACGCACAGCATGCCCCACTGGGTCCGCCAGCTCTTTCTACACCTGGTGCCCCGTTACCTGTTCATGAAACGTCCGCCTGCCTCGGGTAAGAGGAACTGCGGGAAACTGATCGAGATGATGCACAAGCCAATGGCATCACACTCCATGTTCCTGCGGAACAACATTCTGGATATTTCTCCGCAAAGTCCGCTCCCTCATTCGGACGTGACCTCGGTTGCCCAGTTGGATCAAATTCAGCAGGACTCTTCCCCCAAACCCATGTTTTTCTGCAGTTCTCCCAGCAGCCAGTATTCCATCCTGCAAGAGGAAACGTTGCAAACATCTCAAACGCTGGCCCTTGGTTATACGTGTGCATTCACAAACAGCATTTTTGCCTCAAGCACAACTTCATTTCCAGGTACTATCCTTGGTACTCTGCTAGACACCGTCCCGCAGGAACGAGCCAAGTTTACAGAATGTGATATCCAAGGCCGGAGTGCCGAGGGCATCTCCATCGCAGCCAAAGAGAGAGTTCTGGGAGCAGAGAGCTGTCAACACTGTCTCACATCTGAGAGGACGAGTCTGCAGAAGCTTGATCAGGAGGAAGCCGGGAGGTGTACTACACATAACTTGCCCAGCGCCCAGATCTTCAGCTCTAACAAAGACAGCACTACTGATCTGTCGCAGTCCTTGATAAAAGCCTTGGAAGGAGTTCAGTACATTGCTGACCATCTGAGAGCAGAGGATTCAGACTTTTCA GTGAGGGAAGATTGGAAATACGTTGCCATGGTGATTGATAGAATATTCCTCTGGATGTTTGTGCTGGTGTGCATTCTGGGAACCGTCGGACTTTTCCTCCCACCGTGGCTGGCTGGAATGATCTAG
- the LOC113110783 gene encoding transcription factor BTF3 homolog 4, translating into MNQEKLAKLQAQVRIGGKGTARRKKKVVHRTATADDKKLQSSLKKLAVNNIAGIEEVNMIKDDGTVIHFNNPKVQASLSANTFAITGHAETKQLTEMLPGILSQLGADSLTSLRKLAEQFPRQVLDNKAPKAEDIDEEDDDVPDLVENFDEASKNEAN; encoded by the exons ATGAACCAGGAGAAATTGGCTAAACTTCAAGCCCAGGTCCGGATAGGGGGCAAG GGAACGGCGCGCAGGAAGAAGAAGGTGGTGCACAGAACAGCAACAGCTGATGACAAGAAACTTCAAAGTTCGTTAAAGAAGCTTGCAGTCAATAACATAGCTGGCATTGAAGAG GTGAATATGATTAAAGATGATGGCACAGTCATTCACTTCAATAACCCCAAAGTGCAGGCGTCTCTCTCTGCCAATACGTTCGCCATCACAGGACACGCAGAGACCAAACAGCTTACAGAAATGCTCCCGGGAATCCTCAGTCAACTTGGCGCTGACAGTCTCACAAGTCTGCGCAAACTCGCCGAGCAGTTTCCCAGACAGG TTCTGGACAACAAAGCTCCGAAAGCTGAAGATATcgatgaagaagatgatgatgtcCCGG ATCTCGTAGAGAACTTCGACGAGGCATCAAAGAACGAGGCAAACTGA
- the LOC113110784 gene encoding zinc finger FYVE domain-containing protein 9-like yields MRQAVTASLSVWGERRFGYSTLKDSSESLLDERKLRPGLKEDSVIEEKERAENEQEQLEAVLGLPSSPVEDTHQTDSMEPSDPTLDCKKGGGMEASLVCGGRKGSLGALPMQRCSSLGTTAPQWVPDSQAPACMKCGSKFSFTKRRHHCRACGKVFCVVCCDLRYKLTHLGGKEGRVCVTCHSTLMNRTLRKDQKKVWFADNLLPQSESRSANSSPLHRSVSHTERAELAQAEVSELRAGDEVSSNSTKPTPPKDLPPILTSTGVKGDYTLEEKRTESSLLEELERGLAAPLVFVLNANLLAVVKIVSYVNRRCWCVMSKGMHAVGQPEVVILLQCLPEEKRFPTDIFNHFIQIYWDAQTAGKLLNHLSHSLVSRGFLGNNEHAGFLYVRPTFQSLEGLPLPAPPFLFGVLMLRAEAPWAKAFPLRLMLRLGAEYRFYPCPLFSVRFREPLFGPVNNSIMRLLVDFRFYRYTLPTVPGLVVDLEARSTCIRIPKTRHPELLKALNKSNERVLALGACFNEQADSHLICVQTADGQYQTQAISIHSQPRRVTGSCFFVFSGALKPSSGYLAKSSIVEDGLMVQVTMEALADLRRSLRDMKDFTVTCGKLPPAERQEYVHIQWQDEEPRFNKGIISPIDGKSMESLTNIKTHQRLEYRANGKLIRWTEVFFLLKDQHPNGVNNHSSQNRLTERLARAFCLALCQSLCLLKEDGMTKLALRVTLDGQKMEFLAGSNGQRLPAPYQECLNQSLTSVVQSNSQYQGLAACQLELIFYILEDTS; encoded by the exons ATGAGGCAAGCAGTAACCGCCAGTCTGTCTGTGTGGGGCGAGAGGCGTTTTGGATACTCCACCCTCAAGGACTCCAGCGAGTCGCTGCTGGACGAGCGCAAGCTTAGGCCTGGACTGAAAGAGGACTCTGTCATCGAAGAGAAAGAGCGGGCTGAGAATGAGCAAGAGCAGCTGGAGGCTGTGCTGGGACTTCCATCCTCTCCTGTGGAGGACACCCACCAAACAGACAGCATGGAGCCCTCAGACCCCACCCTAGACTGCAAGAAGGGTGGTGGGATGGAAGCGTCTCTAGTGTGTGGTGGGAGGAAGGGTTCACTTGGTGCTCTGCCCATGCAGCGCTGCAGTTCTCTGGGCACCACGGCTCCACAGTGGGTCCCTGATTCTCAGGCACCAGCATGCATGAAATGTGGATCCAAATTCTCCTTCACCAAAAGACGTCATCACTGCAGAGCGTGTGGGAAG gtgttttgtgtggtgtgctGTGACCTCCGATACAAACTGACTCATCTCGGCGGGAAAGAGGGACGTGTCTGTGTCACCTGTCATTCAACTTTGATGAACC GGACGCTTCGCAAGGACCAGAAGAAGGTCTGGTTTGCAGATAATCTTCTTCCTCAGTCTGAGAGTAGAAGTGCCAACAGCTCTCCTCTTCACAGGAGTGTGTCCCACACAGAGAGGGCTGAGCTCGCTCAGGCC GAAGTATCTGAGCTCAGAGCTGGAGATGAAGTCAGCAGCAACTCTACAAAACCCACTCCACCAAAGGACCTTCCCCCTATTCTGACCTCAACAGGGGTCAAAGGAG ACTACACTCTGGAGGAGAAGAGAACAGAGTCGTCGCTCTTAGAGGAGCTGGAGAGAGGTCTTGCAGCGCCTCTGGTGTTTGTGCTGAACGCAAACCTGCTGGCCGTTGTGAAGATTGTCAGCT ATGTGAACCGGCGGTGTTGGTGTGTGATGTCGAAGGGCATGCATGCTGTGGGACAGCCAGAGGTGGTCATTTTACTGCAGTGTTTGCCTGAAGAGAAGAGATTCCCCACGGATATTTTCAATCATTTCATTCAGATCTACTGGGATGCCCAGACAG CAGGAAAGCTTCTGAATCACCTGAGTCACTCTTTGGTGTCCCGAGGGTTTCTGGGTAATAACGAGCATGCTGGATTTCTTTACGTGCGTCCGACGTTTCAGTCTCTGGAGGGCCTGCCTTTGCCTGCGCCGCCCTTCCTGTTCGGGGTCCTCATGCTCCGTGCAGAGGCTCCATGGGCCAAAGCCTTTCCCTTGAGACTCATGCTGCGTTTAGGAGCGGAGTACAGAT TCTATCCCTGTCCCTTGTTCAGTGTGCGCTTCAGAGAGCCTCTCTTCGGACCCGTCAACAACAGTATAATGAGACTCTTAGTG GATTTCCGTTTTTACCGTTACACACTGCCAACAGTGCCGGGGCTCGTGGTTGATCTAGAGGCTAGAAGCACCTGTATAAGAATCCCTAAAACACGTCATCCAGAG TTGCTGAAGGCGCTGAATAAGTCTAATGAGAGAGTGCTGGCCCTGGGCGCCTGCTTTAACGAGCAGGCCGACTCTCATCTCATTTGCGTGCAGACGGCAGATGGACAGTACCAGACACAGGCCATCAGCATTCACAGCCAGCCACGCAGAG TCACTGGCTCGTGTTTTTTCGTGTTCAGTGGAGCGCTCAAACCTTCATCAGGGTACTTGGCCAAGTCCAGCATTGTGGAAG ATGGTTTGATGGTCCAGGTAACCATGGAGGCCTTGGCTGACTTACGTCGATCTCTACGGGACATGAAGGACTTCACAGTCACCTGTGGAAAACTCCCCCCAGCAGAGAGGCAGGAATATGTGCACATTCAGTGGCAGGACGAAGAGCCGCGCTTCAATAAAGG CATCATCAGCCCCATCGACGGCAAGTCTATGGAGTCTCTCACAAACATCAAGACCCACCAGCGCTTAGAATACAGAGCCAATGGGAAGCTCATACGCTGGACAGAG GTGTTTTTCTTGCTGAAAGATCAACATCCAAATGGTGTTAATAACCACAGCAGCCAGAACCGTCTGACAGAGCGTCTTGCGCGGGCGTTTTGTCTGGCActgtgtcagtctctgtgttTGCTGAAGGAGGACGGCATGACCAAACTGGCTCTTAGAGTCACCCTGGACGGCCAGAAG ATGGAGTTCTTGGCAGGCAGTAACGGGCAGCGCCTTCCAGCTCCGTACCAGGAATGTCTTAACCAATCATTAACGTCCGTGGTGCAGAGTAACTCTCAGTACCAGGGTCTCGCCGCCTGCCAGCTGGAGCTCATCTTCTATATCCTGGAGGACACATCGTAG
- the LOC113110786 gene encoding elongation of very long chain fatty acids protein 1-like, with protein sequence MTSVKMLETVKDRVLEVYDSLLAGRDPRMKGYLLMESPVNMTAILLAYLFFALYAGPRFMANRKPFQLKEAMIIYNLSLVGLSVYIVYEFLMSGWATGYTWRCDPCDYSNSPQGLRMTRVSWLFLFSKFIELMDTVFFVLRKKHSQITFLHIFHHSFMPWTWWWGVSYAPGGMGSFHAMINSCVHVIMYFYYGLSAAGPRFQKFLWWKKYMTAIQLTQFVLVSLHVTQWYFMESCDYQVPLFIHLIWVYGTFFFVLFSNFWYQAYVRGKRLPKNTQQLTQNGTANGSTTVANGSSVVSNGHGVHENGLSNGKKHHENGSTLNGKMKKA encoded by the exons ATGACGTCAGTGAAAATGCTGGAGACGGTGAAAGACAGAGTACTGGAGGTCTATGATAGCCTCTTAGCAGGAAGAG ACCCTCGGATGAAGGGCTACCTCCTAATGGAGAGTCCAGTCAATATGACTGCTATTCTACTTGCTTATCTTTTCTTCGCACTGTACGCTGGCCCTAGATTTATGGCCAACCGCAAACCCTTCCAGTTGAAAGAAGCTATGATCATCTACAACCTGTCCTTGGTTGGCCTGTCTGTATATATCGTATATGAG TTCTTGATGTCGGGCTGGGCGACGGGATACACGTGGAGATGTGACCCATGTGATTATTCTAACAGCCCTCAAGGACTTCGA atgACAAGAGTTTCCTGGTTATTCCTGTTTTCAAAGTTCATTGAGCTTATGGACACG GTGTTTTTTGTGCTGCGTAAGAAACACAGTCAGATCACCTTCCTGCACATCTTCCACCATTCCTTCATGCCCTGGACGTGGTGGTGGGGCGTGAGCTACGCACCAG GTGGAATGGGCTCCTTCCATGCCATGATCAACTCTTGTGTCCATGTGATCATGTACTTCTACTACGGCCTTTCTGCTGCAGGACCTCGCTTCCAGAAGTTCCTCTGGTGGAAGAAATACATGACTGCAATTCAGCTG ACTCAGTTTGTGTTAGTGTCTCTTCACGTAACCCAGTGGTACTTCATGGAGAGCTGTGACTACCAGGTGCCTCTGTTCATCCACCTCATCTGGGTGTACGGGACCTTCTTCTTCGTGCTGTTCTCTAACTTCTGGTACCAGGCATACGTGAGAGGCAAGAGGCTACCAAAGAACACCCAACAGCTCACCCAGAACGGCACGGCCAACGGATCCACCACAGTCGCCAACGGCTCATCGGTGGTTTCAAACGGCCACGGCGTGCACGAAAACGGTCTGAGCAACGGCAAGAAGCACCACGAGAACGGGAGCACTCTCAACGGAAAGATGAAGAAAGCCTGA